The window CCGCCCAGCCGTCGAGGTGCGCGTAGTAGACCCGGGCCTGCCTTACCGAATCGCGGACCCAGACCACCTTGCCGCCGATATCGGTTTCGCGCACTCCGTAAGTCTCTCCTGCGGACGCGGCCAGAACGGGGGTTCCGCGCCGCGCGAAGATGTCTACTCCGTGGTGGCGCCGGCGCCCGGCGTCCCTATCGTCTCCGAAGAAGCTCAAGATCGATCCGACGTCCGAGCCCCCGACGGGGAAGGCGAGCTGAGCTTCTTGACCGAGCTCCACGGTGAAATAGCCTCCACGCAGGAGCTCCGGCTGCACCCGGATCACGAACTCGCCGCCCCTCCAGGGTTCGTACTCGTACGACCAGGGAACCGAATCGACGCTCTCGATCGGACGATGCGGGTCTTCTTCGTTCTCTGGGACTCGGAAGAGGTCGACGAAGACGCGGGCGGCTTCTCCGCCGTCGCTCTCGGAGGTTCTCACCGACACGGTGAGTTTGCGTCCTCGTTCCAGGGTGACCCGGTAGGCGGCGGCTCGCGGCTCAGCCGGCATCACGAAGGTCTCCTCGCTGAAGGGAAGGGTGACCTCGACCGGAGATTCGAGAGCCGCTTCGCCGGCGTCGCTCCAGTCCCTGGCCAGCGCGGCGTCCGCCAATCCCGCCATTTCCAGCGACCCGAGATAACGCTCCCTGGGAGTGGCGTCTCGAAACGAATCGCTCACCTGCTCTAACGACTCGCAGCCCGATATCGCAAGAAGCGAGATCGCAACGGTTATATTTCTCGTCATCGATGCTCGGCGGTCCCGCGACCTGCGCCCGACGCCGAGCACGGTCCGCCGGCCCGGAGCTCGCGGGAAACAAAAGGACTCGGGGGTAAACGGCCAGGCCATGGTCAGAGTTGCAGAGATAGAGGTTGGCAGCCCCGCCGAAGGCCTGGGGCTCGAGATCGGCTCCCGCATAGTGCGGATCAACGGCGAGCGCGTCCGTGACAACATCGACCTGACCTACCTACTCGCCGACTCCGAACTTGCGATCGAGAGCGAGTCGCCTGGTGGCCTGCTCTCGCTTCACGAGGTCGTGCGCGAGGCCGGAAGATCCTTCGGCATAGTGCCGCAACCCGACACGGTGCGCGAGTGCGCGAACGAATGCGTATTCTGTTTCATCGACGGAAATCCGACGGACGCGAGGGGCTCTCTTTCCCTGAGGGATGACGACTTTCGGCTCTCGTTCACTTACGGATCGTACGTGACCCTTACGAACGTAGGCCCGAAGGGGCTGAGTCGCCTGGTGGAGCAGGGTATCTCCCCGCTCTACGTGAGCGTACACGCGACCGAGCCCAAGGTGCGCGAGAGGCTTCTGGTGAATCGACGCGCCGGGCTCATCATGAACCAGCTTCGGGAGCTCGCCGACGGGGGAGTTGACGTGCACGCCCAGGTCGTCCTCTGCCCGGGCTGGAACGACGGCCGTCACCTGGAGCGCACGGTCGAGGACCTCTGGGGCCTCGGGGAGTCGGTCCTCTCGCTCTCCGTGGTGCCGGTGGGGCTCACGCGCTACAATCTGAACAGGCCGGTGCGGCTGCTCACGCCTGCGGAGGCGGGGGCGGCGATCGACCGGGTCTCAGTTGCGAGGGAGAGCGCCATCCGCGAGCGCGGCTTCGGCTGGTGCTACGCTGCGGACGAGCTCTTTCTCATCGCCGGAAGGGGCGTCCCGGAAGCGGCCTACTACGACGACTGGCCTTTGGAAGAGAACGGCGTCGGCGCGCTCCGCCTCTTTCTAGATGACTTCGACCGCATGCGCGCCCTTCCGCAGCTTGGCGGCGGGCGGCTTCGGCTCGTGACCGGCAAGTCGATGGCGCCGTTTCTGCGGGGATGCGCTCCCGTACTGGCTCGCTCGACCTCGGCGGAGGTCGAGGTGGTCGAGGTCGCCAATCGCTACTTCGGCGAGACCGTGACCATAGCCGGGCTTCTGGGAGGGCGCGACATCCTCGAGGCTCTCGGTGCCGGCGAAGGCTGCGGGGACGTTACGCGAACCGGCGCCGTGCGGGACCGCGAGATCGTCGTCCTGCCCGCCGATTCGCTCAACGCCGCCGATCGTTTCATCGACGATCTGCCGCTCGAGGAGTTCATCGCCCGACTCGGTGCGGCGGAGGTCCGGCGGGGCAGGCTGCTCTCTTCGGCGCTGGCGGCAAACTGATGGCGCACCTCCCGACCGTAGCCATCGTCGGCCGACCCAACGTGGGCAAATCCACCCTCTTCAACAGGGTCCTGGCGAAACGGCTCGCGATCGTCGACGATCGGCCAGGAGTTACCCGCGACCGCCTCTTCGCTCGCGCCGAGTGGGCGGGGAAGCGCTTTCTGCTCGTCGACACGGGCGGAATCGTCGAGGCGAGCTCCGATTCGATCGTGCGTTACGTTCGTCGCCAGGCCCTCACGGCGGTCGAAGAGGCCGACACGATCATACTCGTCGTCGATTCCAAGGCGGGAGTTCATCCCCTCGACGCGCATGTGGCCGAGATTCTGCGTCGCGACGGGCGCGCCGTGATTCTGGCCGCGAACAAGCTCGACAACCTCCCCTTCGATCACTCCCACCAGGTGTTCTGGGAGCTGGGAGTCGGCGAACCCGTCGGAGTGAGCGCTCTTTCGGGAAAGGGCTCGGGCGACCTTCTCGACCGGGTGGTGGAGGAGCTGCCGGTTGTTCCGGAGCCCCAGGAGGGCGAGGGAATCGTACGGATCGCCGTCGTCGGTCGTCCGAACGTCGGCAAGTCCAGTCTGGTGAACCGCATTCTCGGCGAGGACAGAGCCGTGGTCTCGGACAAACCCGGTACGACACGGGATCCCGTCGACTCGCGTTTCCGCCACCACGGACGTACGCTGGTCTTCGTCGACACCGCCGGGCTCCGTCGCAAGGCCAAGGTGAAGGACGATCTCGAGTTCTACTCCGCGGTGCGCACCGAAAGGGTCGTCCACGACTCGGACGTGTGCGTGGTCATGACCGACGACGCCGATCCCCTCGCCGCCCAGGACGTGCGGGTGCTCCGGATGGCGTGGGACGCCGGCAAGGGCGTGATCCTGATCGTGAACAAGTGGGATCTCGTCGAGAAGGACACCATGACCGCCCCGCGAATCGAGCGGGAAATGTGCGAACGCGCCCCCTTCCTCAAAGCCGCTCCCGTCGTCTTCGCCTCGGCTCTGACCGGGCAGCGCGCTCGCCGATGCCTCGATCTCGCTCTGGAGGTCGATGCCGAGCGCGGCAAGCGGATCGCGACTAGCGAGGTAAACGAGGTATTGGAGGTGCTCGTGGGCCGTCAGCCGCCGCCGGTGCACAGGGGCCGGCACGTCAAGATCCGCTACGCGGCGCAGGTTTCGATTCGGCCTCCCACCTTCGCGGTCTTCGCAAATTACCCGGGGGCG is drawn from Gemmatimonadota bacterium and contains these coding sequences:
- a CDS encoding DUF512 domain-containing protein codes for the protein MVRVAEIEVGSPAEGLGLEIGSRIVRINGERVRDNIDLTYLLADSELAIESESPGGLLSLHEVVREAGRSFGIVPQPDTVRECANECVFCFIDGNPTDARGSLSLRDDDFRLSFTYGSYVTLTNVGPKGLSRLVEQGISPLYVSVHATEPKVRERLLVNRRAGLIMNQLRELADGGVDVHAQVVLCPGWNDGRHLERTVEDLWGLGESVLSLSVVPVGLTRYNLNRPVRLLTPAEAGAAIDRVSVARESAIRERGFGWCYAADELFLIAGRGVPEAAYYDDWPLEENGVGALRLFLDDFDRMRALPQLGGGRLRLVTGKSMAPFLRGCAPVLARSTSAEVEVVEVANRYFGETVTIAGLLGGRDILEALGAGEGCGDVTRTGAVRDREIVVLPADSLNAADRFIDDLPLEEFIARLGAAEVRRGRLLSSALAAN
- a CDS encoding M23 family metallopeptidase, coding for MTRNITVAISLLAISGCESLEQVSDSFRDATPRERYLGSLEMAGLADAALARDWSDAGEAALESPVEVTLPFSEETFVMPAEPRAAAYRVTLERGRKLTVSVRTSESDGGEAARVFVDLFRVPENEEDPHRPIESVDSVPWSYEYEPWRGGEFVIRVQPELLRGGYFTVELGQEAQLAFPVGGSDVGSILSFFGDDRDAGRRRHHGVDIFARRGTPVLAASAGETYGVRETDIGGKVVWVRDSVRQARVYYAHLDGWAVGNDEWVEPGDTLGFVGNSGNARTTPPHLHFGLYRRGRGPDRGPTDPMPFLARPSGEVEAQPDRTLLGGWGRITTDGINLRATPSGPVVGTAEANEIARVLAGAADRGRSSYLIELGTGLRGYLAEDFLELGTEATAPVPVAGGSG
- the der gene encoding ribosome biogenesis GTPase Der gives rise to the protein MAHLPTVAIVGRPNVGKSTLFNRVLAKRLAIVDDRPGVTRDRLFARAEWAGKRFLLVDTGGIVEASSDSIVRYVRRQALTAVEEADTIILVVDSKAGVHPLDAHVAEILRRDGRAVILAANKLDNLPFDHSHQVFWELGVGEPVGVSALSGKGSGDLLDRVVEELPVVPEPQEGEGIVRIAVVGRPNVGKSSLVNRILGEDRAVVSDKPGTTRDPVDSRFRHHGRTLVFVDTAGLRRKAKVKDDLEFYSAVRTERVVHDSDVCVVMTDDADPLAAQDVRVLRMAWDAGKGVILIVNKWDLVEKDTMTAPRIEREMCERAPFLKAAPVVFASALTGQRARRCLDLALEVDAERGKRIATSEVNEVLEVLVGRQPPPVHRGRHVKIRYAAQVSIRPPTFAVFANYPGAIPDHYVRYLKNGFRAAWPFRGSAIRVRLRDGRRRRARTGVEHGGRALERGTK